Below is a window of Tolypothrix bouteillei VB521301 DNA.
GTTCTTGCACTTCCACTGCTAAGTGTTCGGGTGCAAATTCATTTGAGAGTTCTGCGGCTGCTCGGAGTGATTCCACAATCACAATCAAGCCGTAGTGAGCAATAGCTTTCTCTGTTAGCGTTCGTCTGGGATGATCTATCAGCTGTCTTTCCACTGCTACTTGTACGTTTTTTGCCAAACCCGGATCTGTGGTCAACAAAACTGCTGCTGCCATTGGATCTTGTTCTGCCTTGGCTAACATATCAGCCGCAACGCGAACGGGATTTGCAGTTTCATCAGCAATAATTAAGACTTCCCCTGGTCCTGCAAGGAAATCTATGCCAACTGTACCGTATACTAGTTTTTTCGCTAACGTGACATATATATTACCTATACCTGTAATGATATTGACTTTGGGAATAGTTTCTGTACCGTAAGTTAAAGCAGCGATCGCTTGTGCGCCTCCAACACGGTATATTTCTTGCACTCCAGCTTCTTGAGCAGCGACCAACACGGATGGGTGAATCGCTTTTAAAGGACCGGGTGGTGTCACCATAACTATGTGAGGTACGCCAGCCACTTTTGCCGGAATAGCATTCATTAATACCGTACTTGGATAGGGGGTGCGACCACCGGGCACGTATAACCCTGCCCTATCTACAGGTGTGTAGCGCTTGCCAAGCACTACATCATCATCCTCAAAGTGAACCCAACTTTTTGGTATTCGCTGGCGGTGAAACGCTTCAATTTTGCGACACGCCAACTGAATTGCCTCAAGTAACTCTTGCGATACCTGTTGGTACGCTGCATCCAGTTCTGAGCCTGTCACGCGCAGTTCTTCTGGCTTCAGGGTTTGCTCGTCAAATTCGGCTGTGTATTGCAGTACAGCTTTATCGCCTTGGCGCTTCACTGCTTGCAACACTTCCCGCACTGTTGCTTCTTTATGAAGTACCTGTTCATCTTGGATGCGATCGCAGATCCGTTGTAGTTCTGCTCTAACATCTGCCTGCTGAGTAATGATTCGCAGCATGGAGTAAGGACATTGCCAACTTGAGAAAATTCTTGCCATTGAGTTTGAGTTTTGCTCCTTACCCAAATGAGAGGTGCAAAGCTAACCCCAACTCTCTTCTCTAGCTTAACCTGGATTTTTTTGATACTTCCATTGCTTCCCACATATCGTTTGCTAAACGCCGATAACCAACCACGGGTTGCTTGAAACAGATAGAACCTTAAAAGGTCAGTAGGGTTGGTAGTTCTTAACAACTTCGCGTTTTATCTCCCGAAGTATATGGCAAGTTATTAGTGTGTTGTTTCAATCAGTTCCCCTTTTCAAGCATAAGTAGCAACTGAGTATAATTTTTATGTATCCTTTACTTCATAAGCCAACATTTTTACAGAGGGGATGGATTTAATATCTCTATGTAACCTCTCAACTTAACATTTGACTGGCGAGCTCCCTACGCACGACATCTCAAACGAAGAGAGAATGCAGGCGATGTTCGCCATCACATGCGTGACAAGCAGTCATGCTAAGCTACATTGAGTGAGTATCTTATTCTATCGTATTTTTAGACTTGACAGCAAACCCTCTATCCCCTTTATCCCCGTTAAAAAAACGGAGCGGTCGTTTCAAACTTTTAGAGGCGTAATACCTTGTGTCCTACAAGATACGATAATATTTCTCATTTCTTCACAAATCAAATGTTATATCCCTAATAATACCCGTTTCATATTTGATACTTGCTGTCAACAGGTAAGCCCCAAATTTGAGAATTTTTCTCTAGTACCATCTGCTAATATGCAAATTAAATGTTGTCGTCACAACGTATAAGTAAAATCCTCAACCAACATACCTGGAACCATATTGCCTCCGAGTTGGCGAGCCTCGTAAGTTCCCACTTCAGCAATAAATTCTTGAAAATTAGTCAGATCGATTAGATTATCTCCCCAAAAACGATAGAGACTGTCATCAAATCGCAAATTTTCAATAGGCGCAACAATTTCGCCTTTTTCAACCCAGAAACAAGCATATCTGGTCATTCCTGTGATTCTTCCTGTTGGGCGATCGCTCCAATTTAAGTAATGCAAATTTGAGACATATAACCCTGTATCCAAACTAGGAATAATCTCTTCAAATTTTAAATTCCCTGGCATGACTTCTGGGGCTCGTAAAGCTTCATAAGTATTGGCACCATTAGCAAGTTTTCCATATTCCTTAGCAGTACGAGAATTGACTAAAGTATTAACTAAAACTCCCTTTTCAATAATCTTCACTTCCAGCGCGGACATTTCTCCCCATTCATTGAAACGCGGTACTAAACCTCGTTGAAAATTTTCTTTTAGATGAAATTCTGGAGATAACTGCTTTTCGTTTCGCCAAAGAAAAGCTAACGCACTTCCTCCCTGTTGTAAATCGGCTTCACTCACACCTCCCCAAGAAAGCATGTGCAATAAATCGGAGACTGCTGCTGGTGCAAAATATGTCTTATATCGTCCTCTAGGTAATTCTTTTGCCGGACGAGAAAGTAACTCTAACTGTGTTTTTGCATCGCTAATTTTTGCAGTATAAGCTTCGGGATTCCAATCACTCCCGGCAAAAGTTCCTTTCACGGCTTGTCCGCGATCGGTAAATATAGAATAGTCTAATGTGAAAGTATCAGTACTGAACCAGTGTTTTTGACTATTGGAATCAGCATAAGCCCTAATCACCGAGCCCCCAGCATATATCCCAGCAAAATCAAATTCTGCAACGGGTTCCAATACCGTTGGGACGACTAATTCATCAGCTAATAAATTGCCAATATGAACCTCTCGGCTGGTATTAGTACCTGATGGTAATACTAAATAGGGGTCTACGGGTAATTGGGGAAGTTCTTCGCGTAATTCTTGTAAAGCTCTATACGCCACTTGCCAATCGACTTCCCAATTCCCAGTAAAGGGAAACTGACGAAAACTACTGCGCCCATCTTGCATCAAAGTTAGTTCTATCCAACCATCAGCAACACAACCTGTTTGCCGTACTTTGGCACGATTAAAACGTGTAAATTGGCTGCTTTCGCTACTGAGTTTTATCGTGAATTGTTCGCTTTCTGCCTTTTTTACAAGGAGAGTGTCTATTAATTGGTTAAAGCTAACTTCTAAGCCAGACAATTTTTCGTGTTTCATGAATTAGGAATTAGGAATCAGGGATCGGGAGAGAGTGGGGAGAGAGGAGAATGGGGGCTGTGAAAAAGTAGGGGAGTCAATCGAGAGCTACGTTCTACCTTGTCCCCTTGTCCGCGATTTCTCGCCTTCTCCTCAAGCTCCTCCACCAAACACTTCAACGTTGGCAAATACGCAAACGGGTGAACCATGACCTACCCAAATAGCCTGGTTTGGTTCTCCCTTACCACAAAAAGGAGTGCCGTACATCTGCCAAGTGGAGTAATTACCTATTTTAACTAAACTTTGCCAAAATTCTGGAGTTGTGGCTCGGTAGTTTGGATTGCGAAGAGTTTTTGTCAGTTTGCCATTTTCAATCAGCTTTGCGTACTCGCAACCAAATTGAAATTTATATCGCCGATCGTCTATTGACCAAGAGCGATTTGATTCCATGTAAACACCATGTTCTACTGAGGCGATCGTATCCTCAAAAGACGCTTCTCCAGGTTCAAGATTCAAATTTGCCATGCGATCGATTGCTGGTCGATTCCAAGAACAAGCACGGGCGCAGGCTACTCCGGGTACTTCTGCTCTTGCTTGGCTTTCCAAACTGCCCAAACCCCGAAGAAGAACGCCTTCTTTAATTAAGTACTCCCGTGTTGCTACGGTACCAGTGTCATCAAATCCGTAGCTAGCAAATTCATTGGGTACAGTGGGGTCAAAGGTAATATTCATCAAGGGAGAGCCATACACCAAATTCCCGAAATCTTTTTTGTCAACGAAGCTACCACCCGCGTAGTTCCTTTCATCACCTAAAATTCGGTCAATTTCTAAGGGATGCCCAACGCTCTCGTGAATTTGTAGCATCATTTGATCTGGCGCTAATACCAGATTTGTACGTGATGTCGGACATTCTTCTGCTGTAAGAAGTTCTACTGCTTGTTCGCCAATTTGTTGAACTTGATGCCACAAATGTGTTTCTTGAAAATGTTCCAATCCACCTTGGTAGCAGTTTGCTTGCCAACCATTTTGAGAACGTTGCTGAACGATCGCTCCATCCTGGGCTGTTGCTCCGTAATGAGTGCTAAAAAACATAAATTTTTGATACACTTCGGAGCCATTGCTACTTACAAACCAAGTTTCTTTTTCGCTGGTTGAGGCAATAGCGGTGGTTTGCACTATGCGATCGCAAACCTTAAGTGTTTGGCAGATGCGGATGAGTAAGTCGTTGATTTCGCCTGCACTTAAAGCATCAAGAGGTTTGAGAAATGGCGAAGTGTACTGACCTACTACTTTAGGGCGCTCGCTTGCTGCTTTAAATGGATATACCCACCACTCACTTGCAGCAAGTGCTTGATGATATGCTTTCTTAGCAGCTGCTTGTAAATCAAGCACTTGTAAGGAATTAATCGCTGCATAACCGATACAACCATTGACCATCACTTCTAGCATCGACCCTTTAGTAAAGGATTTACCGTTACTTTGAGGTATGCCATCACGGATATGGTGAGTATAGGTTGTATCTTTTACAACTCTAATTCCCAACCAATCAGCAGGAATATCTATTTGAGAAATTGCTTTTTTTAATTCTGACAACATAACTTAATACTATTGGAGATTAGGGATTGGAGATTGGGATTGCTTATACTGAATCTCACCCAACTATCTGTGGTCTTCTTTTTTAAAACTGGTATCAGAAGAAAAGATGAATTATGAAGCATTAATTTTCTATCCTTCATAATTCATCATTCATAATTCATAATTAACTGCGGTGCCATCGAGTTCCATCACGACTATCAATGAGGGTAATACCTTGTGCTTGTAGTTCATCACGAATGCGATCGCTCAGTGCAAAATTTTTCGCTTGACGCGCTTGTTGTCTTTCCTGAATCAACTCCTCAATTTTTGCATCGCTTAAACTCTCATTGACAGAAGTTTCCTCCTCTACCTTGGCATCAAAACCCAGAACATCAGCCAACGTCACAAGAGTTTGCCATTGGGCGCGTAATACATCGGCTGTTGTTACCGTTTTTCCCTCATGAGTCAGAATGTTTCCTTCTCGCTGTAGTTCTTTGGCTAATTCAAAAAGGACTGGCAATCCTCCAGAGAAATTAAAGTCATCATCGATCGCTTCAAAGAAGCGATTGATATAGGGATTGGCGATTGATAATTGGGAGCTTGAGATGGAGTTCTTCCCTGTTCCAGGTTCCAAGTCCTTAGCCCCTATTTCCCAACCCAATTGTTTACCGTATTTATGACCAAAAAGCAAACCTTCTTTTAGTGTTTCGTAGCCCTTTGTTGCAGAAGCGATCGCTTCATCCGTAAAATCAATTGGTTTGCGGTAGTGGGCTTGCAAGACAAACAAGCGAACCGCCATTGGGTGTACTCCTTTATCTAACAACTCCCGAATTGTGATAAAGTTACCCAAAGATTTTGACATTTTTTCTCCATCTACCTTGACCATGCCATTGTGCAACCAGTATTTCGCCAGTGGTTTTTTTGTCACAACTTCTGACTGAGCAATTTCATTTTCATGATGGGGAAAAATCAGATCGGCACCTCCAGTGTGGATGTCAATGGTATCACCCAAGCGATCGCGGACCATAGCCGAACATTCAATATGCCAACCCGGACGACCTTTACCCCAGGGTGAGTCCCAAGCTGGTTCGCCTTGTTTTGCTGCTTTCCATAAAGCAAAATCAAAGGGGTCTTTCTTCTTCTGATACTCTGGATCTTCCAGATTCACTCTTTCGCTAGCTCCCGCTTGCATATCTTCCAGGTTGCGACCGGAGAGTTTGCCATATTCAGAGAACTGACGGACTGCATAGTAAACATCACCATGAGAGGGGTAAGCATAACCCTTATTTTCCAATTCGTGAATCAGTCGCTGAATGCCATTCATCGTGTGAGTTGCACGGGGATATTCATCAGCATCCTTGATACCAAGACGCCTCATATCCTCAAAATATGCTTCGATAAAGCGTTCCGCCACAGCTTCCATCGATGACTGTTCTTGTCGCGCTCGATTCAAAATTTTGTCATCAATATCTGTAAAATTTTGTACATAGCGGACATCGTACCCGATAAATTGTAGGTAGCGACGCACTACATCCCACACAATACAAGCTCTGGCATGACCCAAGTGGCAGTAGTCGTACACCGTCACGCCGCAGTAATACATCTTAACTTTTCCAGCTTCTACTGTTTCAAACGGTTCTTGACGACGGGTGAGGGTATTGTAAACAGATAGGGTCATATCCAACTTATAGAAATACGTAATAATGGAAGTAGGCAACACCGGATGAATACCAGCATCCTTATGCTAGTCTCTTCCTGAGATTTTGCGCTACAATTAGCTATTTTGACTTCCTGAAAGCAGCGCCATGCAAGCAGTTACTTCCGAGTCACAATCAATGGATGCACCCAAACAAGGGTTACCAGTAACGATTATTACTGGATTCCTTGGTAGTGGTAAGACAACTTTACTCAATCATATCCTGACCAATCAACAAGGATTAAAAACCGCCGTACTAGTCAATGAGTTTGGCGAAATTGGCATTGATAACGAGTTAATTATCTCCACTGATGATAATAACAATATGGTGGAGTTAAGTAACGGTTGTATCTGCTGCACCATTAATAACGATCTCGTGGAAGCCGTTTACAAAGTTATGGAACGGCAAGACAAGATAGATTATCTGGTGGTAGAAACAACAGGGCTCGCCGATCCTCTGCCAGTCGCTCTTACATTTCTTGGCACTGACTTGCGCGACTTAACGCGTCTTGATTCAATTGTCACGGTTGTAGACGCGGCAAATTATAGCTTGGATTTATTTAATTCTCAAGCTGCTTACAGTCAAATTGCTTACGGTGACGTTATTCTCATCAATAAGACAGATTTAGTGTCTGAAGAAGAAGTAAAAGCACTAGAGGCAAAAATCAACCAAGTTAAAGAAGGTGCAAGAATTATTCGCACCAAGCAAGCGCAAGTTCCGCTTCCTCTGATTCTAAGTGTTGGTCTGTTTGAAACAGACAAATATTTTAATGAGGCGAAACAACACGGTCATGACCATCACGACCACGATCACCACCATCATGCTCACGCACATGACCACGAACATGACCACTCAGAATGTTCTGAATGCGGTCACGACCATCATGACCACGACCACCATCACCACCATCATTCCGACCATTTAGAAAATGATGGTTTCACCTCTATATCATTCCAAAGCGATAAACCTTTTTCGATTAGGAAATTCCAATATTTCTTAGATAATCAACTTCCCACAAACGTTTTCCGCGCAAAAGGGATTATGTGGTTTGATGAAAGCCCCAAACGTCACATTTTTCACTTGTGTGGCAAACGCTTCACTCTAGATGATGATGAGTGGACCAAGCGGGAGAAGAAAACCCAGTTGGTGTTAATCGGTCAAAATCTCGATCGCGAGACTTTGCTAAAACAACTAGAAAACTGCTTGTGTTTGCCTTCTACCTCTCGTGGTAAGGGTTTTGGGGCTTAGCTCAGCAATTGGCGGAATTAGAAGTGAGGCGTGAAGAATAAAAATTTTTAATCTTCATTTCCCACTTCTAGTACCTCCCAAAATTGAAACTGAAACAGCACCCCGCGATCTAATTATGTGAGTTCTCGGTTTTTTAAAGTTCTAACTGTTGCACTTGTTCTACTGATAATCCAGTGATTCTGGCTACGACTTCAATTGACAATCCTTCTTTTCGCATATTGATAGCCATTAGCTGTATCCCCTCTTGAATACCTTCAGCGCGACCTTCAACGCGACCTTCAGCGCGACCTTCAGCACGACTTTCAGCTTGGATTGATTGATAAATGACTGATTCTTTCATTAAGTCCCTCCGCAGTAATTGCTGAATCACCTTTTCTTCTAATACTAACCCAGCTAAAATTGCCGTTGAAGCAGTTACATTATTCTGTGTTTGTGAGTCTCTTATAGTATTTATTTCCATGGCAACTTGCCTAAGTGTTTCAATGCGATCTTCACTCTGACAGAGTACTGCAAATGGTAATAACCCAGGAGATTGCAAAAACACGCTTGATGGTTGCTCCCAAAGACGAATTACCTGAAAGCGATGAAAAGTTTCTTCCAGTGTAAATGTTGTTTGATACACTCGTCTTGAATTAGTTCTTTTTAAGTAAATTACGACTTGTTTCATCTGCTTTTTAGGAAAGCGGCGATGAGCTCGCAGTCGGTAATCAGCCATCCGGAATGGAACTCGTAGTTTTGGTCGAGTTTGAAATTCCAAATGCAGAATACATTCATCGGATTGGAGTAGTATCAGAGCGTCAGCACGAATTGGTTCAACAGACAGCTCTTGTGGACTTAATTCCGTAAGAGCGATTGGTTCTCCTAATAACCAAGTAGCAAAGTCAGTAGAAAAACTCTCAACGAGAAACTTGCAAATATTGTCATACATTATGAAATATCATCAGTAAAATGGATAATTCTTTATCTGGCTTGTCGTATTGTACTTTTACTGTTAATTCCTTAATCAGAGTTATTTATGCGCGTCATTGTTCAACGAGTCAAATCTTCTCAGGTTACCATCAACGGTGAAATAATTGGCAAAATTGGGCGTGGGCTAAACCTGCTTGTAGGGATTGCTGATACCGACACCGAGCGCGAACTAGATTGGATGGTGCGAAAGTGTTTGGAATTGAGATTGTTTCCCAATGAGGGCGAAGCAGGAGAGCGGTGGCAAAAATCAGTGCAAGAAATTAATGGCGAGTTGCTAGTGGTGAGTCAGTTTACGCTTTATGGAGACTGTCGCAAAGGTCGTCGCCCTTCCTTCGATCGTTCAGCAACCCCTCAAGTTGCAGAAGAATTGTATAACCGTTTTATCGCTAAGTTGCGCTTAAGCGGGTTGCGAGTGGAAACAGGTAAATTTGGGACAATGATGCAAGTCTCAATTGAAAACGACGGTCCTGTAACTTTGTTACTAGAACAAGAGGCTAAGTAAGTAATTGTATGTAAAAGAGAAATCAAAGGAAATGCTTGGACAGTAAGGTACTAAATGATGAGAAAATATTAAACTAACCATAACAAAACTTTAAATACACTCATCATGGCTCAAATCCAGTTTTCTCGAGGGATTAACGAAGATGTCATTCCAGAAATACGCTTGACAAGATCGCGCACTGGGGGTAGTGGGACGGCAACGTTTGTTTTTACAAATCCCAAAGCTTTAGAAAGTGGTAACACTGAAGAAATCACTGGTATGTACCTAATTGACGAAGAAGGAGAACTTGTGACGCGTGAAGTCAAGGGTAAATTTGTCAACGGTAAACCAGAAGCATTAGAAGCAGTGTATCTGATGAAATCTTCAGAACAATGGGATCGCTTTATGCGATTTATGGAGCGGTATGCTAAAGAGCACGGTCTGGAATTTAGCCAATCATAAAGGGTTAGGGGTTAGTGGTTAGTAGTTAGTGGTTAGTAGCTCTAATAAACACTAACCACCAACCACCAACCATTAGCCATTAATCAACTTTATTTATGACTCACCTTCCGCATCCAGATACCTCAAATATGAGGGTCACTTGTGCAGCTATTACTGTCAGCGATACCCGTACCCCAGAAACGGATAAAAGCGGTCAACTTATTCAGGAATTACTTCGCAACGCCAACCATAATATAGATGCTTACATAATTATCAAAGATGAACCAGCACAAATCCAAGAGCAAATAAAATTGTTGGGTCAACGCCATAATTTAGATGTTCTCCTGATTAATGGTGGAACGGGAATCGCCCCAAGAGACACCACGTATGACGCTATCGAAAAGCTACTTGAAAAAACTTTGCCCGGATTTGGAGAAATATTTCGTTTTTTAAGTTATCAAGAAATTGGTTCGCGTGCGATCGCATCTCGGGCTGTTGCAGGTACATACCAACAAAAACTGATTTTCTCTTTACCCGGTTCCAGTAACGCTGTGCGATTGGCTATGGAAAAGTTGATATTACCAGAACTTGTTCATTTAGTAAAGCAAATTGCTAATAGCTAATAGCTAATAGCTAATAGCTAATAGCTAATAGCTAATTGCTAATAGTTCTACAACTCCCTTGCCTCTAGAAGATGACCCATAGGTGTAGGGTGGGTAATGCCCTAATTTTTCTAAGCTGGACTCACCAGTCGCCAGGGCGCGGGAAACCCCTCCCTTGTTCGCCCTATCTCAGGAGCGAAGACGCTATATGCAAGGCACACGCTAAGCGCAAAGCGCACGCTCCGCGATGCCGCAGGCTATGCCCGTAAGGGCTATACGGGTTCGCCAGTCCTCAGAGCGCGGGAAACCCCTCCCTTGTTCGCCAGTTGCCAGGGCGTGGGAAACCCGCCTACAGCACTGGACTCACCGCCTGCAGCGCTGGACTCACCATTAGCCATTAGCCATTAGCCCTTCGGGTTCGCCAGTCCCCTACGGCGGGAAACCCGCCTACAGGGCTGGTCTCACCATTAGCCATTAGCCAATAAATAAATAACCCCCCCAGGTCGAGGAGGTTATTTAACTGGTATCTAAGTTGTTGTTCAGCACATCAAAATTGACCTATCGTTAGAGCGATAACCGCCAGAATTGCACTGATGATGTAAAACACAGCAACAACTTGTAATTCCGACCAACCAGAAAGTTCTAGGTGATGGTGTAGTGGAGCCATTTTTAAAAGACGCTTGCCTTTACCATCTGGACCTTTCGTAGCTTTGTAGTAGCTAACTTGCGCCATTACAGAAAGGGTTTCTACGAAGAAGATGCCACTGAGAATAAACAGTCCTACTAGGCTGTTTGCCAACAAAGCGACGGCTGCTAAAGCACCTCCTAAAGCCAAGGAACCGGTGTCTCCCATAAAAACTCGGGCTGGGTTGCGGTTGTGGACTAAAAAACCCAAACAACCACCACTTAGAGAAGCACAGAAAACCATCAATCCGGGCGAAGTTGGTGCAACTAAAGCACCTAATGCTAATAATGCGATCGCTACCGTTCCTCCTGCCAAGCCATCAATGCCATCAGTGAGGTTGGTAGCATTGCTTTCCGCTACGAGTACAAAACCTGCTAAAGGCCAGAAGAGAAGTCCCAGAGGTATGTAAAACCCAAAAGGTAAAGCTATATTCGTAACATTATGAGCGGGATGAGAAATCAGAAGCCACACACAGAAAGCAACTGCAAATGTCACTTGTAAAATCAGTTTCATGCGGGGAGAGATGCCTTTGTTTGACTTGCGGCGGAGAATTTGCCAATCGTCAATCCAGCCAATCAACCCATAGCTGAGTGTCAAAGCAGCAACAGCTAGTACTTCTGTAGCAAAGTTAGACCAGATACAAGCAGAAATCACTGACACGGGAACAAAGAATATGCCCCCCATGGTGGGAGTCCCTGCTTTTTTCAAATGAGCTTGAGGACCGTCCTCGCGGATGATTTGCCCGGTTTTCAGCGCTTGTAGCAATGGAACTGCCCAGAAACCAACTGCGGCTGAAGCGACAGCACAGAAGAGTAGAGGTAAAGTCAGTGACATACCTTGCCAAGGCATTCTATTTGCTATGCCGTCAAGAATTAGCGCTGATACACCCAGTCCTACACCGAGTAGGGAGACTAAACCTATGCCATTAATGATACTTAACCCTTGGTTAGGAGATAACTTAGCGTCCACGGATATTTCCCTTCACTCCACACTTGTAAAATTAAACAAAGGATTTGGCTGTGCCAATATGTCTCAAGCTTGAATTAGCTATTCTTCATCTGGGACGACATCGTCATCGTCATCATAGTCAAAATCGCTAATTCCGTCGTCAGTACTCAAAAACTCTGATATCTCTTCTTCTTCGTCCGAATAGTCGGGTTCGTGAACATCTCGCGCTATGAGACGACCGTTTGTTTGCAACCAGTCTAACAAGGAGGACTCTTGCTTTAATGGAATTACAGGAGCTCGTCTGTTGCGGGGTTCCTCACGTAGTGGTGAATTTAGCATATTTACGAAAACACTATATGGAGATGATAACTAGACACTTAGAGTCTATCACTTGATAATGCACGATTTACTTGTTAATTCAACCCCTTTTTTAGAAATCCGACAAAATTATTTCTTGAAAGGGTTAAGAGTCACAGTAAATTTGTTTTTAGTGTGATGCTATACATTGTTCATCAATATGTTCTCAATACTGATGTTTTTGAGGTGGAATTAATTATGCTAGGAAAAGCAGATCTCTTGGAAGCAATTGCTGGTAAAAATCGCGGTCTTATTGCAAACGAGCAAGATAAACAAGCCATTTTAATTGCAATTACAAAATTAGAAGAGCTCAATCCCACACCCCGTCCAGTTGAAGCTCCCGATTTGCTGGATGGCAACTGGCGACTTGTATACACCACGAGTAGAGCTTTACTAAATATTGATAATTTACCCTTATACAAGCTCGGTCAAATTTATCAGTGTATACGCATACAAACTAACAGTGTTTACAACATAGCTGAAGTTTATGGCTTGCCATTACTTGAAAGCATTGTCAGTGTTGCTGCAAAATTTGAGCCTGTTTCAGGTAGGCGCATCAATGTCAAATTTCAGCGATCGATTGTTGGATTACAACGTTTATTAGGTTACACTTCCCCAGAAACTTTCATCCAACAGATAGAGGCTGGCAAAAAATTTACCGCTATCGATGTTGTGCTCAATAGCAATGAACAACAAGGGTGGTTGGATATTACCTATCTCGATAACAATTTGCGTATCGGCAGGGGCAACGAGGGTAGTGTATTTGTTTTAGTGAAAGCATAGGAACTTCCAAAAATAAAGTGTTTGCGACCATCGAAAATACGCGATCCCGAAGACGTTGTCAAGGAGGGTCTCACCCATTTCATCCTGGGGACGCAGAGATTAGTCGGTACAATTACGGTGATAGGACAAATGGTAGAGCGCGATCGGCAATGCGTTGTGAAGTTAGCGTTGTGTAGAGAAAACTTAGAGTGGCGGATTCCGCCGTTAGCATAAGCTCCTCGCCCAAACTGAGTTCCCAACTTCCGAAAGTTCCTCTGAATTCCATAACTGGTGTTGCGATTTTACCTATATCCCGCTACCACCGTTAAGTATCAGGAGAAATCATTTCGTGACGTTCCTTGGGTGTGATTGCCCCTAGTGTTTTTGTCCAAATGCTTTAAACGATAGATGGCTTTAAGCTAACCCTGTAGACGAAAACCAATCAAAAAAGTTTCTTGGGCGTTGCGACTTCCTATCAAGCAGTCCACAACTACGTTATAGAAATCCACACACAACGTCTGCCAATCTGGATAA
It encodes the following:
- a CDS encoding Rpn family recombination-promoting nuclease/putative transposase, producing the protein MYDNICKFLVESFSTDFATWLLGEPIALTELSPQELSVEPIRADALILLQSDECILHLEFQTRPKLRVPFRMADYRLRAHRRFPKKQMKQVVIYLKRTNSRRVYQTTFTLEETFHRFQVIRLWEQPSSVFLQSPGLLPFAVLCQSEDRIETLRQVAMEINTIRDSQTQNNVTASTAILAGLVLEEKVIQQLLRRDLMKESVIYQSIQAESRAEGRAEGRVEGRAEGIQEGIQLMAINMRKEGLSIEVVARITGLSVEQVQQLEL
- the dtd gene encoding D-aminoacyl-tRNA deacylase; the encoded protein is MRVIVQRVKSSQVTINGEIIGKIGRGLNLLVGIADTDTERELDWMVRKCLELRLFPNEGEAGERWQKSVQEINGELLVVSQFTLYGDCRKGRRPSFDRSATPQVAEELYNRFIAKLRLSGLRVETGKFGTMMQVSIENDGPVTLLLEQEAK
- the psb28 gene encoding photosystem II reaction center protein Psb28, producing the protein MAQIQFSRGINEDVIPEIRLTRSRTGGSGTATFVFTNPKALESGNTEEITGMYLIDEEGELVTREVKGKFVNGKPEALEAVYLMKSSEQWDRFMRFMERYAKEHGLEFSQS
- a CDS encoding MogA/MoaB family molybdenum cofactor biosynthesis protein gives rise to the protein MTHLPHPDTSNMRVTCAAITVSDTRTPETDKSGQLIQELLRNANHNIDAYIIIKDEPAQIQEQIKLLGQRHNLDVLLINGGTGIAPRDTTYDAIEKLLEKTLPGFGEIFRFLSYQEIGSRAIASRAVAGTYQQKLIFSLPGSSNAVRLAMEKLILPELVHLVKQIANS
- the mraY gene encoding phospho-N-acetylmuramoyl-pentapeptide-transferase, with amino-acid sequence MDAKLSPNQGLSIINGIGLVSLLGVGLGVSALILDGIANRMPWQGMSLTLPLLFCAVASAAVGFWAVPLLQALKTGQIIREDGPQAHLKKAGTPTMGGIFFVPVSVISACIWSNFATEVLAVAALTLSYGLIGWIDDWQILRRKSNKGISPRMKLILQVTFAVAFCVWLLISHPAHNVTNIALPFGFYIPLGLLFWPLAGFVLVAESNATNLTDGIDGLAGGTVAIALLALGALVAPTSPGLMVFCASLSGGCLGFLVHNRNPARVFMGDTGSLALGGALAAVALLANSLVGLFILSGIFFVETLSVMAQVSYYKATKGPDGKGKRLLKMAPLHHHLELSGWSELQVVAVFYIISAILAVIALTIGQF
- a CDS encoding DUF3134 domain-containing protein; this translates as MLNSPLREEPRNRRAPVIPLKQESSLLDWLQTNGRLIARDVHEPDYSDEEEEISEFLSTDDGISDFDYDDDDDVVPDEE
- a CDS encoding PAP/fibrillin family protein, which gives rise to MLGKADLLEAIAGKNRGLIANEQDKQAILIAITKLEELNPTPRPVEAPDLLDGNWRLVYTTSRALLNIDNLPLYKLGQIYQCIRIQTNSVYNIAEVYGLPLLESIVSVAAKFEPVSGRRINVKFQRSIVGLQRLLGYTSPETFIQQIEAGKKFTAIDVVLNSNEQQGWLDITYLDNNLRIGRGNEGSVFVLVKA